Proteins from a genomic interval of Pristis pectinata isolate sPriPec2 chromosome 21, sPriPec2.1.pri, whole genome shotgun sequence:
- the wdr81 gene encoding WD repeat-containing protein 81 has product MEWLMAGVERDLGIERRQLVPAEGSQLVALVPVRWVGALKQSWAGPCPRPEGVSETELCTLLQRSVTKLPNGWTRVSIQGLRKSRLARWLPQEPRTPGPDLDSYCSFMSHVAEQNYRNLWQEAHERYARPEGAPAGPGSETAVSSCVQALKASLSKVMACNFVWVGPGGSPQREESPPPPSGTPHPNLLPAEALLESPEALYLVQPLPCYTLRDALNFSPAKLASSHAKVLFVLYQALQAMQACHREGLACGGLSLAHLTLDDRLFTQLRISLADYEEAEGGGQGEREGVDEERLGREPQELWELVTAWVHGRISNFTYLMGLNRLAGRRSGDPNYHPVLPWVVDFTAPHGKFRDLRKSKFRLNKGDKQLDFTYQMTREAFAGGGQSGERLHVPHHIPDVLSDITYYVYTARRTPRALLCRHVRSQWEPHEYPASVERMQAWTPDECIPEFYTDPTIFQSIHPDMPDLEVPAWCGSYREFIAVHRQLLESPEVSLNLHHWVDLTFGYQLSGKEAVRAKNVCLPLVDAHTHLTSYGVVQLFDQPHPQRLVGPSWAPAEPPAIARRPQQVPGPLGEQARVSGPVPEEEEGREPVGPEPAGDLEEGTEALDSLSASEEPPSAAGPLLGRASQAWGPGDREEGLVLLPEGFNPLQPLEELERLGSFLTRGLQGPPPPPPPRNRPHPPHLSCLLQRDMQAFGAFVAEIFFAQQLRPLGPEASLADRLQAVGRLARSRLREVAGPLQQAVLTLLPPEEGAGPGGYRYLPVLEGLPPPSPSLLLSPCCPTIPFPAYFPGLHRLACSFRAPGEGAALGREFVFSLWQQLERLLELVEPEGLDILLPFVLELLSAEATAVYSAWYLFEPMARALGPRGAQRCLLAPLAGVYERPGYLAGRFYLYTDCFVLQLVVRLGLRAFLASLLPHLLQVLTGHEGTAEGAGLGGGLEDETGPAYGGGESKAAADYLSSGPELVESEELPAGIFLGEAEAGGDGSGSSEASADEPGLDSEPKEGPALPSPAGQDLRLTEGPLQPEEEEEEEPEEEEGATPAEDAAALCPGLAAQECEVLRESVEEEDEELSEGKEQKILLDTACKTVKWLSAKLGPTLSSRHIVRNLLRLLVTCYFGPEKQQFVVNGEEDLPCVGSVYKHRPVLGDVAARPVLDCLIHVAQLYGEPVLTYQCLPYVAYLVAPGNNRRLNSRKEAGLLAAVVLMQKIIVYLSDTTLMDILPKVNQDLLLPVLDVLTTPLASFPGGAQARSVLGVKTLSLIALVCLRIGQEMVTQHMSETLRRFFEGFSIIPDLREKMGLSEGSPGWSGVPVADVGGAWDLAALDELEEVFSLEMAFSAYIPFNCLIGDATIKRVLWNHELVWRMAACYQEEVSARAAANPATPSPDSSDLCPGDGVGAEDGLSGTFGSAMVGNRIEIGPGAPRTVSGSAQVRPSSLPLDTQEPGSLKQELGRSGRWLDGNWLAHWRYEVGRGQLDQHFHFHQIRLQTFSGHSGTVRALCPLDGEDFFLSAGRDKTVRLWPLYNRGDGTSTVGPRLTYTQHRRAVFSAQQLEALQQVASCDGTVHIWDQFTGKPIRIFDGFDSRNPITAVAATPAPHCSLLVGTSDAVLHFIDPRKPGLQHEFRLGMSTSAGLIRCMAVSPSGRSVAVGFSSGFIYLLDTRTGLILKVWPAHESDILQLKSAEGNVLVSSSTDHSLTVWKESEPKPLQLYKSLSDPVHAFDLHGNEIVAGTVANRIGIYSLDGSVPVATSKLSWENFRGVLTSLAVLPAKRLLLLGSDNGMIRLLA; this is encoded by the exons ATGGAGTGGCTGATGGCTGGTGTGGAGAGGGACCTGGGCATTGAGCGGAGGCAGCTGGTGCCGGCTGAGGGCAGTCAGCTGGTGGCCCTGGTGCCGGTGAGGTGGGTGGGCGCCCTGAAGCAGAGCTGGGCTGGCCCCTGCCCCAGGCCGGAGGGGGTGAGTGAGACCGAACTCTGCACCCTCTTGCAGCGTTCGGTCACCAAGCTGCCTAACGGCTGGACCAGGGTCTCCATCCAGGGCCTGAGGAAGAGCCGGCTGGCCCGCTGGCTGCCCCAGGAGCCCCGCACCCCGGGCCCGGATCTCGACTCCTACTGCAGTTTCATGAGCCACGTGGCTGAACAGAACTACCGGAACCTGTGGCAGGAGGCTCACGAGCGGTACGCCAGGCCGGAGGGAGCCCCGGCTGGGCCCGGATCCGAGACAGCAGTCTCCTCCTGTGTGCAGGCCCTGAAGGCCTCCCTCAGCAAGGTGATGGCGTGCAACTTCGTCTGGGTGGGGCCCGGAGGCAGCCCCCAGCGGGAGGAaagcccacccccaccctcagggaccccccaccccaacctgttGCCCGCCGAGGCACTGCTGGAGTCGCCCGAGGCCTTGTACCTGGTGCAGCCCCTCCCCTGCTACACCCTGCGGGATGCCCTCAACTTCAGCCCTGCCAAGCTGGCCAGCAGCCATGCCAAGGTGCTGTTTGTGTTGTACCAGGCCCTGCAGGCCATGCAGGCCTGTCACCGGGAGGGCCTGGCCTGCGGAGGCCTTTCCCTGGCCCACCTGACGCTGGACGACCGGCTCTTCACCCAGCTGCGCATCAGCCTGGCCGACTacgaggaggcagagggaggaggccagggggagagggagggggttgatgaggagaggctgggccGGGAGCCCCAGGAGCTGTGGGAACTGGTGACCGCCTGGGTCCACGGTCGGATCAGCAACTTCACCTACCTGATGGGGCTGAACCGGCTGGCGGGCCGCAGGTCTGGTGACCCCAACTACCACCCAGTGCTGCCCTGGGTGGTGGACTTCACCGCCCCCCATGGCAAGTTCCGCGACCTCCGCAAGTCCAAGTTCCGCCTCAACAAGGGGGACAAGCAGCTGGACTTCACCTACCAGATGACCAGGGAGGCATTTGCGGGTGGCGGCCAGAGCGGTGAGAGGCTGCACGTGCCCCACCACATCCCCGACGTGCTGTCGGACATCACCTACTATGTGTACACGGCCCGCCGCACCCCACGCGCCCTGCTCTGCCGCCACGTGCGCTCCCAGTGGGAGCCCCACGAGTACCCGGCCAGCGTGGAGCGCATGCAGGCGTGGACACCGGACGAGTGCATCCCCGAATTCTACACCGACCCCACCATCTTCCAGTCCATCCACCCCGACATGCCTGACCTGGAGGTGCCCGCCTGGTGCGGCTCCTACCGGGAATTCATCGCTGTTCACCGCCAGCTCCTCGAGTCCCCCGAGGTCTCACTCAACCTGCACCACTGGGTGGACCTCACCTTCGGCTACCAGCTGTCGGGCAAGGAGGCAGTGCGGGCCAAGAATGTGTGCCTGCCGCTGGTCGACGCACACACCCACCTCACCAGCTACGGGGTGGTGCAGCTCTTCGACCAGCCGCACCCCCAGCGCCTGGTGGGGCCCAGCTGGGCGCCGGCGGAGCCGCCAGCCATCGCCCGCAGACCGCAGCAGGTGCCCGGGCCATTGGGGGAGCAGGCCCGGGTCTCCGGGCCAGTGcccgaggaggaggaggggagggagccgGTGGGCCCGGAGCCGGCGGGAGACCTGGAGGAGGGGACCGAGGCGCTGGATTCCCTCTCGGCCTCAGAGGAGCCTCCCTCAGCTGCCGGCCCACTTCTGGGCCGGGCGAGCCAGGCCTGGGGCCCGGGCGACAGGGAGGAGGGTCTGGTGCTGCTGCCCGAGGGCTTCAACCCACTGCAGCCGCTGGAGGAGCTGGAGAGGCTGGGCAGCTTCCTGACCCGCGGCCTGCAgggtccccctcccccacccccgcctcggaaccgcccccaccccccccacctctcctgcctGCTCCAGCGTGACATGCAGGCCTTCGGCGCCTTTGTGGCCGAGATCTTCTTCGCCCAGCAGCTGCGGCCTCTGGGCCCGGAGGCCTCTCTGGCTGACCGGCTGCAGGCTGTTGGCAGGCTGGCCCGTTCCCGGCTGCGGGAGGTGGCGGGGCCCCTGCAGCAGGCCGTGCTCACCCTGCTGCCGCCGGAGGAGGGTGCCGGGCCCGGCGGCTACCGCTACCTGCCCGTGCTGGAGGGGCTGCCCCCGCCCAGCCCCAGCCTGCTGCTCAGCCCCTGCTGCCCCACCATCCCCTTCCCGGCCTACTTCCCCGGCCTGCACCGCCTGGCCTGCAGCTTCCGAGCCCCCGGGGAGGGCGCGGCGCTGGGCCGCGAGTTCGTCTTCTCGCTCTGGCAGCAGCTGGAGCGGCTGCTGGAGCTAGTGGAGCCCGAGGGCCTGGACATACTGCTGCCCTTCGTCCTGGAGCTGCTGTCCGCCGAGGCCACTGCCGTCTACTCTGCCTGGTACCTGTTCGAGCCCATGGCACGGGCTCTGGGCCCCCGTGGTGCCCAGCGCTGCCTGCTCGCCCCCCTGGCCGGCGTCTACGAGAGGCCCGGTTACCTGGCCGGCCGCTTCTACCTCTACACAGACTGCTTCGTGCTGCAGCTGGTGGTGAGGCTGGGCCTCCGCGCCTTCCTGGCCAGCCTCCTGCCCCACCTCCTGCAGGTGCTGACTGGGCACGAGGGCACCGCTGAGGGCGCGGGACTTGGGGGGGGGCTGGAGGACGAGACAGGGCCTGCCTACGGCGGCGGGGAGAGCAAGGCCGCCGCCGACTACCTGAGCAGCGGGCCCGAGCTGGTCGAGAGCGAGGAGCTGCCGGCGGGCATCTTCCTGGGTGAGGCGGAGGCTGGGGGAGACGGCAGCGGCAGCAGTGAGGCCTCAGCGGACGAGCCGGGCCTGGACTCCGAGCCCAAGGAGGGGCCGGCCCTCCCTTCGCCTGCCGGGCAAGACCTGAGGCTGACTGAGGGCCCCCTGCAGCccgaggaagaggaggaggaggagccggaggaggaggagggagcgaCCCCAGCGGAGGATGCAGCCGCCCTCTGCCCCGGCCTGGCCGCCCAGGAGTGCGAGGTGCTGAGGGagagtgtggaggaggaggacgaggagcTGAGTGAGGGCAAGGAGCAGAAGATATTACTGG ACACGGCCTGTAAGACGGTGAAGTGGTTGTCGGCCAAGCTGGGCCCCACTCTCAGCTCCCGGCACATCGTCCGGAACCTTCTGCGCCTCCTTGTCACCTGCTACTTTG GTCCGGAGAAGCAGCAGTTTGTGGTGAATGGAGAGGAGGACCTGCCGTGTGTGGGCAGTGTGTACAAGCACCGGCCAGTGCTGGGAGACGTGGCGGCGCGCCCAGTGCTGGACTGCCTGATACACGTGGCCCAGCTCTACGGAGAGCCTGTCCTCACCTACCAGTGCCTCCCCTACGTCGCCTACCTG GTTGCCCCTGGCAACAACCGGCGGCTGAACAGTCGGAAAGAGGCTGGCCTGTTGGCAGCGGTGGTACTGATGCAGAAGATCATTGTCTACCTGTCGGACACGACCTTGATGGACATCCTACCCAAAGTCAACCAGGACCTGCTCTTACCTGTGCTGGATGTGCTCACCACCCCCCTCGCCAG CTTTCCGGGTGGGGCACAGGCTCGCTCTGTGCTGGGCGTGAAGACCCTCAGCCTCATCGCCCTGGTGTGCCTGAGGATCGGCCAGGAGATGGTGACGCAGCACATGAGCGAGACATTGCGCCGCTTCTTCGAGGGATTCTCCATCATCCCAGACCTGAGGGAGAAG ATGGGGCTGAGTGAAGGGTCCCCTGGTTGGTCAGGAGTGCCCGTGGCGGATGTCGGTGGTGCCTGGGATCTTGCTGCCCTCGATGAGCTGGAGGAGGTGTTCAGCCTGGAGATGGCCTTCTCTGCCTACATCCCATTCAACTGTCTGATCG GAGACGCGACCATCAAGCGAGTGTTGTGGAACCACGAGCTGGTGTGGCGGATGGCTGCCTGCTACCAGGAGGAGGTCAGTGCTCGGGCTGCTGCGAATCCAGCCACCCCCTCGCCGGACAGCAGTGACCTGTGTCCGGGGGACGGTGTGGGGGCCGAGGATGGACTGAGCGGCACCTTCGGCAGCGCCATGGTGGGGAACCGGATCGAGATCGGGCCGGGTGCGCCGCGGACAGTCTCCGGCTCGGCACAGGTGCGGCCCAGCTCCCTGCCCCTGGACACCCAGGAGCCTGGCTCCCTGAAGCAGGAGCTGGGGCGCAGCGGGCGCTGGCTGGACGGGAACTGGCTGGCGCACTGGCGGTACGAGGTGGGGCGCGGGCAGCTGGACCAGCACTTTCACTTCCACCAGATCCGGCTGCAGACCTTCAGCGGGCACTCGGGGACCGTGCGCGCACTCTGCCCCCTGGATGGAGAGGACTTCTTCCTCAGCGCGGGCCGCGACAAGACGGTGCGCCTCTGGCCTCTCTACAACCGGGGCGACGGCACCAGCACAGTGGGGCCCCGGCTCACCTACACCCAGCACCGTCGCGCTGTCTTCTCCGCGCAACAGCTGGAGGCTCTGCAGCAGGTGGCCAGCTGTGACGGCACTGTGCACATCTGGGACCAGTTCACAG GAAAACCGATCCGGATATTTGATGGCTTCGACTCCCGGAACCCGATCACGGCTGTTGCTGCCACACCTGCCCCTCACTGCAGCCTACTGGTTGGTACGTCCGATGCTGTGCTGCACTTCATCGACCCCCGCAAACCCGGCCTGCAg CACGAGTTCCGGCTGGGAATGAGCACCAGTGCGGGGTTAATCCGCTGCATGGCCGTCAGCCCCAGCGGGCGCTCAGTGGCGGTGGGCTTCTCCTCAGGCTTCATATACCTGCTGGATACCCGCACTGGCCTCATCCTGAAGGTGTGGCCTGCCCATGAGAGTGACATCCTGCAACTGAAG TCAGCGGAGGGGAACGTGCTGGTCAGCTCCTCGACTGACCACTCGCTCACCGTCTGGAAGGAGTCCGAGCCGAAGCCTTTGCAGCTCTACAAGTCGCTCTCTGACCCCGTGCATGCTTTCGATCTCCACGGCAATGAAATTGTGGCAGGCACAGTGGCCAATCGGATTGGGATCTACTCGCTGGACGGCTCAGTCCCCGTGGCCACCAGCAAGCTGAGCTGGGAGAACTTCCGTGGCGTGCTGACCAGCCTGGCAGTGCTCCCTGCCAAACGGCTGCTGCTGCTGGGATCGGACAATGGCATGATCCGGCTGCTGGCCTAG